Within the Anaerolineae bacterium genome, the region GGAGGAAGGCGCCCCCCAGGAGAAAGCCGGCGGCCGCCGGCATCCAGGAGGGCGCTCCTCCCATTTCCGCGCTCAGTTCGATGGCCGGCGCCAGCAGGGACCAGTAGCTGGCCGCAATCATCACGCCGGCGGCGAAGCCCAGCATCAGGTCCAGCAGTTTCTGGCTGACCTGGCGCGTGGCAAAGACGCCGGCGGCGCCGGCGGCGGTCATCGCCCAGGTGAAACAGGTGCCAGGAAGGCTTGTAGGATAGGGTTGAGCTGTTCCATGGGCGGCCGAGAGGTGTTATGCCAGCTTCAGCGCCTTGATAATGGCCGGCAGGAAATGCGGCAGGTCATCCGGTACCCGAGAGGTGATCAAATTGCCATCCACGACCACCGGTTCGTTGAGCCAGATACAGCCGGCGTTTTCCATGTCATCCCGTATGGCACTCACGCTGGTGGCCTTGCGGCCCTTGATGATTTTGGCGGAGATGAGCACCCAGCCGGCGTGGCAGATAGCCGCCACTACCTTGCCTTTCTTGTCCATATCCGCGACGAAGCGCAGGATATTGGGATCGCGCCGCAGGCGATCCGGGCAGAAACCGCCGGGCACGATCACCGCGTCGAACTCATCGGCGCTGGCCTCGGCGCCAGAAAGCTGGCTGACCGCCGGATAGCCGTGCTTGCTGTTATAGGTTGCGCCCGCCTTGGGGGCTACTACGACGACCTCCGCGCCGGCTTCCTTCATCCGGTAATAGGGGTACCAGAACTCGACGTCCTCATACATGTCCTCGACGAGAATCGCTACTTTCATTGCCGGCCTCCCGAGAAAATATTTGGGCTAGTATTCGATTTCTCACCTCGTAGCTGTGAGAGTGTTGGAAAAAATATCTTAGGCCAAGGGTAGGAATGATTCCCAATGTCAAAAGGCTCATGGTCGACTATCATTGACCCTATATGCTGGTCAAATGCTCATATCCTTCGCGGATGATGGCTGCCATCCGTTTTCGGCGCTCCTCTAAGAATTGATGATAATCCATGTGATACCATCCATCTGGCAGGGCATGCAGTCTATACATCTGGGATAGCTGTTGGGGGGAGAATCTGCGCTCGTACGCCGGCACATATTGTGCCGGCGGCTGATCGCTGATGTCAATATTGTCCTTCCATTCCACCAAGTCGTAATTCGCAACCTGATTGATATACCGCTGTTCTTTAATTCCCAACCTTTTCAAATATTTCCTAGGGAATAGATGATGACGCTCTAAAGCCCTTTTGGTTCCATGGATAGTTGGGTTCAGCAGATCCCGAACCTTCATGTTTGAGTATAGCACGGGGGCATCCAGAATGCAAAGGGCGGCGAAAAAGGCCGATTGATATGGGCTGTTCGCGGAAGCTGTCACAAGTTGATTGGGTAGGGTCACCTCCCAGAAGTCCCGGGTGAAGACCGCATCTATTTGTTGCCGTAATATACTCAGAAACTCTTCTGGTTTGGACAGGTCACGTAGCATAGCAAGGTCCTGCTCCATGCGGCTCTCAGGAGAATCGGTATAACGGCCTGTGAGGGCAACCATGTAAAACCATTGAGCCATGACCCTCCGTAAAGCATACGGCTCTACATGAAAGTCCTTCTTCCCAATGAGCCAAAGGGCATATGTATATACAATTGCGGTTTCTGACAAGATCATTTTAGGATGAATATATCCTGCCAGATTCAGCACCTTGAAGAACTCATGCCAGTTCTGCAGATTTAGCACATCGGCCTGAGCTTTACGGAGTATACCGAACTGCTCATCACGCCGCTGAGAGGAAAATTCTCCTGTCTCCAGGTCTTTGCCGCGCAACAGAGAGTACACATACTCCAATCTCGCCCGCCGAAAGCCCAATGCGACGCTTACACGCAGTAACTGGTCCGGACCGGGATGGAAGTATGGGTTGTATGGTGAGGGTTTGCCGTCATCAGATGGTTCTTTGGCGGCTCGGCAAAAATCTTCCAGATCCTTTCGTCCTTCATCCCAGAAGACTGACATTAGTGTTAGGATGAAATCGGCTTGGTTAAGCGGTGTACCCTGACTATTGATACGCACAAAAATGTCCGCTACCTGCTCCTCTTTGACGTTTGCAGAGACCTCGAGCGCAGTGAGAGGGTATTTCTGTAAGTCTACCAACCGATCAATTGCTTGATAAATCTGCTCACGCTCTCTTTCCGACAGAGGACGTTTGGTTGCAAGCCGCTCCATAAACTGGTTGACAAACGCCAGCAGTTTTGTCGAACTCTGCCAGAGCACGCTGATGTCCGGTAGCCACTCCACATCTTTCTCGATGACCGGATTGGTCACTTCAAACTGCTGGGTTAAAGGGTGAAAGGCCAGGCGTAGTCTTATCTTTCGAAAGTCTTTGTCAACAATAGGCACACCCTTCATGACCGCATACAAGGAGGTGAGCCTTTGCTGACCGTCTACAATGAGCAAATTAGGAGCCCTCTTCTTTTGGTCAACCCCAATAACTCTATGCTCGCCTGGGAGGCCATTCTCCCAAAAGAGCAAGTATCCAATGGGAAAACCGCGATACATCGAGTCGAACAAATCGCGAACCTTGGTCGTGTTCCAGACAAAGGGTCTTTGAATATCGGGTAGGCCGATATTGCCCATTTCAATATCTTCCAGCAATTTGTTCACGGTATAATCTACCTTTTTGAACAAAACTTCAGACATGTGCTCCCTCTCTCCCCTATAAGTATAAGCTCCGCTATGTTGGGCCAGATATGATTCTCGAAACCGTTGACTCTCTGTGAAAATCTTATCATATTTGAGAGCCTTTTGCAACTCCCTGTAGCAAATAACCCGCCGAAGATGCTCCTGAGGTACGAGTGGGGAATCATGGCATCACTCCGATACCCTCTAGGACGGACATTGAGACAAACGCTGCTGTCCATCATGCTGTATGCTGACGTACTCACCCTCTTCTGCTACTTGGTCGCCGCACAGGCCGGCGCCACCAGGGACCAGATGAGCACCCAGCCAGCTGACAGATAGCTGCCACTATCGGTACGTGAATTTGCATGGATAAGGTTTGCGCCTTTCCTGCCAACCGCTATAATTTTAATAGGTATAGGTAGTGGAAAAGCCTGGCGTATGTGGGGTGCCGGGTATGCCCGCACCATGTGTGAAAGTATATCTCTGAAACGTGTTCCTGGTTCGTGTGGGGATGTGGCAGTATCGGTTGAGCTGGACAGACCTGTTGTTCCTGGTAGATACGGTGATGCCGGGCCGGCCGGATCGCGAGAAGGTGGCGCGTGCCATCCGGGGGGATACCGCTCTGCTGGAGCAGTTGCTCGACGATGAGCGGGTATTCCAGCGGGTGGTCCGCGAAAAGGAGCTGGTGGTCGAGCTTTCCCCCTGGCTCTATTTCACCATCCTTCTGCGCCGCGTTACTCGCGAGCTGGCGCAGGAAGCCTTTACGGTGGAACTGCGCAGCCGGCAAAAGGTCATCCTGTTCGATACAGAGAAGGTGGTGGAGCTCCTGCAGGATGAGGCCATCCGGGATTACCTGGCGCAGATGCTGGCATCCTTCACCCGGGTGGAGAGCGTCACCATCCGCATGCGAGTGCGCCGCGGGGTCTGGTACCGGGTTCGCGCCAGCGAACTGGATGTGGAAAACATGATTCGCTATGCGGAGAGCCTGGAGCCGGCCTTCCGCTACGGCGCCTACCGGCGCATTGGAGAAGTGTGCTTGTTCCTGGCCGGCGTGTTTCCCGAGCATATTGACCCGAGCCGGCGCTATCCAGCCCAACAGTTGGCGCGCTGGCGGGCCCGTTCCCAGCTCCTGACGCGGCTGGAGGACTACGAATCGCACGGCCAGGCCTTTTACCGTCTGGCCTCCGAACACGAACAGGCGCGCGTCGAGGGCATGGACACGCTCCTGCGCACTTTGGCGGAGGATTTCATCTTTGCGGAGAAGGCGCTGAACGTCCTGACTCAGCGCCATCTCCAGCTTGCCCGCCACGAGCTGTTCCAGATGTGAGGGTGGGGCATCACCATCCGCGTCACGGAGCTTCGCGTGCATTCCTCTTTCGATATTGGGGCGATGCTGGTGGTTGTCCTGCTGGCGCTCTGTTCGGCCTGCGCCGGCGGTACTTCCAGCGCGCCATCTGCCACAGCCGGCCCCTCCAGTTCACCGACGGCCGTCACCTCTCCTGTATCCGTCCCCTCGCCTACCCTGCCGGCGCCTATACACACGCCGACCAGCACTCCTACCCGCCGGCCTTCCCCTTCGCCCACGGACACCCTGCCGGCACAGCTCATGCCAACACCTACATCTGCTGTGACAGCCGTGCAGCCGCCGACCCCTTCCCCGACGTCCGCACCGCCGCCGGCGGTGCGGGTGTACCGTACCACGGTGACGATTGCGACGTACCCGTACAAGGACTTTCTGCGTCAGGAATCCTCCTCCCAATACCGTATGCCTATCTGGCGTCTCGATTGGGATGCGTATGAGTCATCCGCGCCGCGGCCGGCACCGCGCCAGTATGAGCTGATCGTGATGGAGAATGCCTATCTGCGGATAAGTATCATTCCCGAGCTGGGCGGACGCATCTATGAATGCTCGCTGAAGGCCGCGGGCCGGAACCTGCTCTATCAGAATGCCGTGCTGAAGCCCACCCACTGGGGACCACCGGAGCAGGGATGGTGGCTGGCCGCCGGCGGCATCGAATTTTGCCTGCCAGTAGAAGAACATGGGTACGAATCGGCCGTACCCTGGCAGGCCGAGATTGTCACTGCGGGCCGGGAAGGGAGAGTGCGTCTGACGGATTCGACGGATCAGGAGCGCTTGCGGGCGCAGGTGGACGTGATCCTGCCGGCCGGCGAGGCGCGCTTCCTCCTCCACATCACCCTGCACAACGATACTGTCTCCACACTGCCGGTGCAGTTCTGGAGCAATGCCAT harbors:
- a CDS encoding type 1 glutamine amidotransferase gives rise to the protein MKVAILVEDMYEDVEFWYPYYRMKEAGAEVVVVAPKAGATYNSKHGYPAVSQLSGAEASADEFDAVIVPGGFCPDRLRRDPNILRFVADMDKKGKVVAAICHAGWVLISAKIIKGRKATSVSAIRDDMENAGCIWLNEPVVVDGNLITSRVPDDLPHFLPAIIKALKLA
- a CDS encoding DUF262 domain-containing protein, with the translated sequence MSEVLFKKVDYTVNKLLEDIEMGNIGLPDIQRPFVWNTTKVRDLFDSMYRGFPIGYLLFWENGLPGEHRVIGVDQKKRAPNLLIVDGQQRLTSLYAVMKGVPIVDKDFRKIRLRLAFHPLTQQFEVTNPVIEKDVEWLPDISVLWQSSTKLLAFVNQFMERLATKRPLSEREREQIYQAIDRLVDLQKYPLTALEVSANVKEEQVADIFVRINSQGTPLNQADFILTLMSVFWDEGRKDLEDFCRAAKEPSDDGKPSPYNPYFHPGPDQLLRVSVALGFRRARLEYVYSLLRGKDLETGEFSSQRRDEQFGILRKAQADVLNLQNWHEFFKVLNLAGYIHPKMILSETAIVYTYALWLIGKKDFHVEPYALRRVMAQWFYMVALTGRYTDSPESRMEQDLAMLRDLSKPEEFLSILRQQIDAVFTRDFWEVTLPNQLVTASANSPYQSAFFAALCILDAPVLYSNMKVRDLLNPTIHGTKRALERHHLFPRKYLKRLGIKEQRYINQVANYDLVEWKDNIDISDQPPAQYVPAYERRFSPQQLSQMYRLHALPDGWYHMDYHQFLEERRKRMAAIIREGYEHLTSI
- a CDS encoding DUF5107 domain-containing protein; the encoded protein is MHSSFDIGAMLVVVLLALCSACAGGTSSAPSATAGPSSSPTAVTSPVSVPSPTLPAPIHTPTSTPTRRPSPSPTDTLPAQLMPTPTSAVTAVQPPTPSPTSAPPPAVRVYRTTVTIATYPYKDFLRQESSSQYRMPIWRLDWDAYESSAPRPAPRQYELIVMENAYLRISIIPELGGRIYECSLKAAGRNLLYQNAVLKPTHWGPPEQGWWLAAGGIEFCLPVEEHGYESAVPWQAEIVTAGREGRVRLTDSTDQERLRAQVDVILPAGEARFLLHITLHNDTVSTLPVQFWSNAMIPAGDSPDAAPSLRFFLPARHALIHSTSDPRLPPAGESISWPYWQGTDWSFPNTWQGWLGVFAWPQTEFGFAGVYDASADIGLVRAFPPQIAHGVKAFGFGGPSARLPASLWTDDGSYYVELHGGLTPAFGEPQPLAPGEQLRWQETWFPVAGLNGLTAAGPSGAVRVTWDSDAKELGLRIWPAAPLRGTAVLGVDDREIGRAHLDNPPGRVIEIIFPWGEEPMAGSLFSLHLLAENGSEERWQGYYYP